ATTATGTCCATCTATCATTTAAGCCTTTTCCTCCTCAGGCGTGACCAATACTCTGCTTTGATCTTCTGCCTTTTCTGCCTGGTCATTGCCCTGAGGACATTCCTTATGGGCGAGCGAATGATAGTCTTTTTAATTCCCGATATAAACTGGGAGCTTGCGGCACGCCTGGAACACATCACCCTGTACGCCATTCTCCCGCTTACAACGCTCTTTACATGGTGTCTGTATCAGAAGATAATGTCAAAAAACTTCGTCCGTTCCATTGTGATCATCTGCGGTGTTATTATCGTTGCGGCGGCATTCCTGCCGGTAAAGACTAATGCATATATTGTGGTCCCGTATCAAATCCTGCTCTTACTGTCATCAATATATATTCTGATTGTTCTTATCATGGCGGTAGTGAGGAAAAGTGAAGGCGCTGCCGTTCTATTAACCGGAATAGTTATCCTGTATCTCTCCGGAATAAACGATATCCTCTTTGACAGGGGGATAATACCCGGTAATTTTATCTTACCATACGGCTTTCTTATTTTTATTCTCTCCCAGGCCTTCGCGCTGTCAATACGCTTCTCCAAGGCGTATAACCGCGCTGAAGCGCTCTCCATAGAACTGAATGATCTCAACATGCTTCAGGAACGGCTGCTGAAAAAATATGAGGAGTCCCGGTTTAACAATCTGCAGAAGAGAATGTACCCTCATTTTTTATTCAACGCCCTGCATACGATACACAGCCTCATGAAAAGAAATCCGGAAAAATCTGAAGAGGCTATTATCTCCTTATCGGAGATGTACCACTTTCTTCTGGGAAAATCCTTTAACTCTCTCATCAGTTTTGAAGACGAGTGGAATTTTACAAAAAATTATCTTGAATTTAAAAAAATTGAATTTCCCGATACACTGCATTACGAAATGATAAAGGATGAAAATCTTGACTTTATAAAAGTCCCTCCCCTTATTCTGCAGCCCGTAGTTGAAAATTCTCTAAAGCATGGAATTGCCGGAAACAAAATGGGTTTCATCAAGATAGAAACATCGTATGATGACAAGCAGATCACCATAATCGTGGATGATAACGGCAGGGGATATTCCCACAACGATCTTTATTCCGGCACGCTGGGAAATATAAAGGACCGACTCAGGTTTTATTTCCCTGACTCCTCTTTTGAAATGAATAACAAGAAGGATAATGGAGTGAAGACATCAATTGTCTTTGAGACACAATAGATACTATGGATGATAGACTGTATACTGTTTTTATCGCGGAGGATATGGTTCCGGCAAGGGAATTACTGGTGAGCTATATACTGGAAAGACCGGAACTAAAACTGGAAGGTATGGCCAGGGACGGCAGAGAAGCGCTTGAAAAGCTCTCTGCCCATACATATGATCTGCTTTTCCTTGACGTTGAGATGCCATTTTTTAACGGTATTGAAGTTTATGAAAAACTTGAGCCCTCCCCCCTGGTTATCTTTACGACATCCTTTAATGAGTTCGCCGTAAGGGCATTTGATCTCTGCGCCGTAGACTATCTTCTTAAGCCCTTCACTCAGGCACGGTTCGATACTGCCGTGGACAAAGCCATAGCACAGATACTCAATGCCGATACCCCGACAAGGCTTAAAGATAAAGTCTTTACTTTTAAAGACAAAAACAAATACAGGGTACTCCCCTTTGAAGACATTGTATATGTATCATCCCATAAAAGAAAAACAATAATTCATACTGAAGAAAAATGTTTTGAGCTCAATTGCTTTCTCAGTGACGTCATGGAAAAACTGCCCGGGAATATATTCATAAGGGTCCACAAACAACACGCCATCAATATGAATAAAATTCGGGAATTTGAACACATCCTGGGAAGTCAATACCGGATTTATCTAAATGACGAAGATGAGACAATTCTTCCCATAGGGCAGTCCTTCGTATCAGATATCAAGAAAATAATTTCTTTCTAAAACTAATACTCATGATTGAATAATTCTGAATTCATCATTAAAACAACAAAGCAGTAATATGACAAAAATGCACCGTCAGTCTCCGGCAGGTGGTGCTGAAGATTCCCTGGTATCATGTGTCCCGTTGATGGGGCGAGTATCACAGACCACACCATCGGCTCGATGAAATAATCCGTCAGCTACCCGCCTGTACACGCCCTTCCGGAAACCCCTTCCGGTACACAAAGGAATAAGCGGTGAGAAGAAAAAAGTCCAGGCCCACAACAATTGCCAGGACCTCCTTCATGACCGGCCCCATAAAGAAGGCCGCGATGCCTGCCGCAAGAGCAAGTACACCAAAAAGAGAAAGTATCTTTGAGAAGACAGTGCCGCTGTAAAAATAAAGGGACAGGACAGCGAAGACCAGGCAGATACTCATCCACTTGATCCAGGTGAAAATATGCAGCAGGTACAGGTGTCCCTGAAACGTTCCGACGGCAAGATTTTCCGTTATACCCAGGAGTTGTATATTTTCGATTATATCGCCGGCCAGGGCTGATACCGAGAAAAAGGCCCCCATGAGAAGGATTTTACTCCCCTTTGCCTCGTAACATTTTATGCTGAAGAGAAACAGGAACAACGAATACACAACCATAAAGGCAAAATCGAGGCGGTTTCCCCGGTCCATCTTTTCGATATATGCCTCCCGGGCATCAGCAGGGGTGATATCAAAAATCGCCCTGACATCTTCAGGCGTCCTGGCGAATTCAAAGGCGATGACAGGAGTGACATATCCATCGGGAAGTCCGGGCGCGCCGGGAGGAAAGATGCCCAGCAATACAACAAGCAGTAAAATGTACAGTAAACCGGTAAACTGAATTGCCTTGATGTTAATGTTCATCACGCATATCCCTCCTGATTTTAGCCGTGTAAATATATTGCACTCCATAAACTTCCTGTCAAGATTGGATATGAAAAAATAATTATTTTTTGAGAACACTTTTACCTCCTCCCCGGTCTATAGGACAAACTCAACCAAGGGAGAAATCATATGAAAACACAACAGTTATTAAAACGAAGGATATCATTCCTTCATCTCATTACCCTCCTGGCCTTTTTCATGCTGGCCATCATGGCAGGATGTTCCAAGGAAATAGCCAAGGGGCCTGTAAAACAGGTCACACCTGAAATCAACGAGCCTGTTGATGATGCGTTGACCGAACGGGAGGAGTACAAGGCTGCACCCATGGCCTCAAGGTCCATGAAGAGAAAATGCGAAAACTTTGCCGGTGCTGCCGACATGGATTACGCCCCGGTGGAGCACAACACCGAGGAGTATGACCACATTTCAGAAAACGAATTCAAGAGCGCCGTG
The window above is part of the Spirochaetae bacterium HGW-Spirochaetae-1 genome. Proteins encoded here:
- a CDS encoding DNA-binding response regulator; its protein translation is MDDRLYTVFIAEDMVPARELLVSYILERPELKLEGMARDGREALEKLSAHTYDLLFLDVEMPFFNGIEVYEKLEPSPLVIFTTSFNEFAVRAFDLCAVDYLLKPFTQARFDTAVDKAIAQILNADTPTRLKDKVFTFKDKNKYRVLPFEDIVYVSSHKRKTIIHTEEKCFELNCFLSDVMEKLPGNIFIRVHKQHAINMNKIREFEHILGSQYRIYLNDEDETILPIGQSFVSDIKKIISF